ATGACATTCAAAAAGTTTACAAACAGATTTTATCTACAAAATCTCATCAAAAATCTAAAGATGAAGACACTAATTTTCTTTTAGATGCCGATTTATCAATTCTTGGAAAAAGCAGTGAAGTTTATTCAGAATATACAAAACAGATCAGAAAAGAATATTCTATTTATCCGGATTTTCTTTATAAGCCGGGAAGAAAAAAGGTTTTACAACATTTTTTGGAGCTTGAAAGTATTTATAAAACTGAATTTTTTAAAAATAAATATGAAACTCAGGCGAGAGAGAATATAGAATTTGAATTGAAAAGTTTATAGATTTTGGTTAAAAAATTAAGCGGCTAAAGCTCGATTTTTATTGGTGTCATTGAGGGTTTATATTTTATTAAACCACCCCGTCAAAAATTCTTTGAATTTTCGCCACCCCTCCAAAGGAGGGGAATTTTTTTAGAGAATTAATTGATAACAGAATTTATAAATTCAATTGATTTATTTAAAACTATTTCCGGAGATTCTTTGTGTGGGGTATGTCCAATATTTGGAATGATAAATTTATCGGCAGTTCCTTTAACCTGCGAAACTGTTTTTTCAACTTGGTCTAAAGTTCCATATTCATCATTCTCTCCCTGAATAAATAATAGAGGACTTATTATATTTTTCAATAAATACTCAATATTCCAGCTTTTGAACTTGTCGCTAAGCCAAATTTCAGTCCATGCTTTGACAATCATTTCTACTTTGTCTCCGTGATATTTTTCCAGACGTTGTGGTAGGTTTGTGGTGTTGTAAGCATTTAACGCTTCCTTCACTCCTTTTACCGTTATATCTTCAACAAATATATGTCCAGCTTCACAAATCACAGCTTTTACTTTTTCAGAATATTTTGAGGCAGCCATTAAAGCAATCGTTCCGCCATCGCTGTGCCCGAAAAGAATGGCATCATTAATATTCAATTCAGAAAGCAAATCATTCAATGCATCAGCTTCAAGTTCCATGTAATTATTTTCCCTTTCATGGGTAGTCATCGAAAAAGATTTTCCATATCCTAAACGATCATATACTAAAGCATTACATCGAGTTTCTTCAGCCAATTTTTCAGGAAAATCCCTCCAAAGCTGAGTCGAACCTAAAGAATCATGTAAAAAAACGATGGTGGGTTTATTTTCGAATGAATTATTAAATTTTATAAATAAGTTTTTCCCCTTTACATCAATTACCTCTTCAATCATTATTTATAAACTAGGATTTTTTGTTTCGTTAAATTCTTTTAAAAGGTTGGCAAAAACTGTTTCCACGGGAAGAACTTCGTCAATTAAAGCTGAAACCTGACCAATTTCCAATTCGCCTTCTTCCATATCACCTTCAAACATTCCTTTTTTAGCTCTTGCTCTGCCTAAAGAAGCGACCAAAGCTTCTGCATTTCGTCCTACATTATAAATTTCTTCGAGCTCATTAAAGAATTTGTTTTTAACCATTCTTACAGGTGCCAATTCTTTTAACGTAAGAAGTGTATCGCCTTCATTCAGTTCTGTAATTTTCTTTTTCCAGTTTTCGTGAGCACTTGCTTCTTGTGTTGCGGCAAAACGGCTTCCAATCTGAACTCCGTCTGCTCCTAAAATCATGGCAGCTTTCATTTGAGAACCCAAAGCAATTCCGCCTGCTGCAATTAATGGTTTAGAAATATGTTTTTTTACATTTGGGATTAAACAAAAAGTAGTTGTT
Above is a genomic segment from Chryseobacterium mulctrae containing:
- a CDS encoding HD domain-containing protein, yielding MILKDRFESLCLNFTKDKILIEKFWFEIEKKYSGKSRYYHNLQHLENMFEEIDAVRNQIEKFDNISFSIFYHDVIYDPTSKLNEEKSADIAKERLESLDVNNDDIQKVYKQILSTKSHQKSKDEDTNFLLDADLSILGKSSEVYSEYTKQIRKEYSIYPDFLYKPGRKKVLQHFLELESIYKTEFFKNKYETQARENIEFELKSL
- a CDS encoding alpha/beta fold hydrolase, translated to MIEEVIDVKGKNLFIKFNNSFENKPTIVFLHDSLGSTQLWRDFPEKLAEETRCNALVYDRLGYGKSFSMTTHERENNYMELEADALNDLLSELNINDAILFGHSDGGTIALMAASKYSEKVKAVICEAGHIFVEDITVKGVKEALNAYNTTNLPQRLEKYHGDKVEMIVKAWTEIWLSDKFKSWNIEYLLKNIISPLLFIQGENDEYGTLDQVEKTVSQVKGTADKFIIPNIGHTPHKESPEIVLNKSIEFINSVIN
- a CDS encoding NAD(P)H-dependent flavin oxidoreductase; translated protein: MNENKNRITELFNIQYPIIQAGMIWHSGWRLASAVSNCGGLGLIGSASMYPDILRENIKKCKKATDKPFGVNVALLYPNLEEIINIILEEGVKIVFTSAGSPKTYTETLQKEGLKVAHVVSSTKFAVKCEEAVVDAIVAEGFEAGGHNGRDETTTFCLIPNVKKHISKPLIAAGGIALGSQMKAAMILGADGVQIGSRFAATQEASAHENWKKKITELNEGDTLLTLKELAPVRMVKNKFFNELEEIYNVGRNAEALVASLGRARAKKGMFEGDMEEGELEIGQVSALIDEVLPVETVFANLLKEFNETKNPSL